From the genome of Bartonella harrusi:
TATATTAGCTTTTACAGGTTCAAGTTGTCCTGTGGTACGTAAATAAGTAGAGATAGATAAACCTGTCTGTTTTGCATTTTCTTCTATGTTTTCTTTTTCTTCAAAAGTACACCAAACACTTAGTCTGAATTTTCGTGGTCGTGTCATTTTCACCTTCTTAAATTGCGGATGCAATCAAACATCGTAGAGCAAGATATGTTGAGCATTTATGCGAATAAGTTGAGTAATGTTAGCTATGTAGCGCTACATTACACATCTTGCCATTTTTCAAAAATAAAATTTTTAAAAAACTTACAAAAATATTTATCTAATTGACAAAAATACTATCTTTTTATAAAGATTTGATAAGTTTTGTAAAGATATTTAAAAAAATGGTAAGTTAATGAAACAAAAAACAGAATGGGGGAAAATGCGAATAATATTTTTAGCCAATAAAAATTTAATTTTTAAGCTTATTGAAGAGGGATATTCTTTAAAAGAGATTTTAAGACAAAATCCAAATTTAAATATTTCATATGATGCTTTAGCTTCATACGTGCGAAAATATTTTAAAAAGAATTCCGCAAATATTCCACCATCTTTACCAATAAAAACTCAGGTCAAATATCCTACTTCTGATGACACTATTAAAACAGAACAAAAGTCGCGTGTATTTGAGCATGATACAAACAAAAAATTAGAGGATATGATATGACAAACATCCACATGACCTTACAAGGCAAAGGGGGGGTTGGTAAATCCTTTGTAGCTAGTCTTGTAATGCAATATTTATTAGAAAATAAAATAGAAGTTAAGGGAATAGATACTGATCCAGTTAATCAAACTTTTGCTAATTATAAAAACTTTAATGTTAAGCATTTGAAACTTCTTGAACAAAGCGTGGTTATTCCTCGTAATTTTGATACCCTTATGGAGGAATTACTGAATTCTAATTGCCAATATGTTATTGACAATGGAGCCACAACATTTTTACCATTGGCATATTATTTAAAAGAAAATGAAGCTTTTGATATATTATCCGCTGCTAAAAAGAATGTAATTATCCATACAATTATCACTGGTGGTCAAGCGTTAGCAGACACCCTTTCTGGATTATTTTCCATATGTACACAAATTCCCAAAACAGCAGATATTGTTGTTTGGAAAAATGAATTTTTTGGACCTATAAAAGCCAATGAAAAAAGCTTTGAAGAGATGAAAGTGTTTCAAGAAACCAAAGAAAGAATTTCTGCTATTATCACAATTCCTCAACAAACATCCAGCACATTTGGTGAGGATATCAAAACAATGCTTGATAAAAAACTTACTTTTAATGAAGTTACTAATTCAAACGAATTTAGTATTATGGCTAAAAGCCGTTTAGCTCGTGTTAAAAACATTTTATTTGAACAAATATCCACTATTCCAGGAATATGAAATGTCTGTAGATATTGATGCCATTCGGCAAAAAATAACCAAAGAATTTAATCAACTAATCCCCCCAAATGATCCAGTTCTTATAACCGTTTTTTTATCTGATATAATGCTAAATTCGGCTTTAAAAACACTTCATGATCATCAAAACCAAATGATCAGTTATATTTTAACAGCACGTAATGCCATGGTAGAAGAAGAAAAAAAAAACAGCTGGAAAATTAATAACTGAAGCCGCAATATATATAAGAAAAGAAATTAATGAAGAAGTACGTAAAAATTTAAATTCTATTTCTGAACAAATGCGATTAC
Proteins encoded in this window:
- a CDS encoding nucleotide-binding protein; this encodes MTNIHMTLQGKGGVGKSFVASLVMQYLLENKIEVKGIDTDPVNQTFANYKNFNVKHLKLLEQSVVIPRNFDTLMEELLNSNCQYVIDNGATTFLPLAYYLKENEAFDILSAAKKNVIIHTIITGGQALADTLSGLFSICTQIPKTADIVVWKNEFFGPIKANEKSFEEMKVFQETKERISAIITIPQQTSSTFGEDIKTMLDKKLTFNEVTNSNEFSIMAKSRLARVKNILFEQISTIPGI
- a CDS encoding TraK family protein, with amino-acid sequence MKQKTEWGKMRIIFLANKNLIFKLIEEGYSLKEILRQNPNLNISYDALASYVRKYFKKNSANIPPSLPIKTQVKYPTSDDTIKTEQKSRVFEHDTNKKLEDMI